Part of the Amycolatopsis sp. 195334CR genome is shown below.
GAGTTCCCTGAACCGCCCAAACCGGGCGCGTAAAACGGTGCTCGGGGAGCCTGCCACGATGTGCGCATGACGGAGAGCGAGAAGCCGGCGGCCGGGGTGGGCGCGCTGGCCCGCGAGGTGGAGGAGTTCGTGGCGTCGGGTGGCTGGGAGCAGCCGCCGCAGCTGTTCGCTCTGGTGCCGACGGGGGCGCTGCTCGCCCAGCAGCCGGAGCTGGCCGGTCAGCTCGACGCCGAGGCCGAGCTGACGCCGGTGGCGCAGGAAGCGTTGCCGGAAGGTGACCTCGCCGAGGCGCTCGGCCGGATCGCCTGGCCGGAACTGGTGGTCGGGTGCGCGCTGGCGCAGGAGATCATCGTGCTGCCGCCGGACGCCGAGGAGGAGCTGGCCGAGGTCGGGGAAACCGACGCCGACCGCCTGCGCCAGGCAGCCGCCGACCACCCGCGCCGCACCGAGGCCCGCCTGGTCGCCGCCGTCCTCCGAGGCGGCGAGGCCTCCTGCGTCATGCGACTGCGCGGCATCAACACCACCGAAGGCGACCCGGTGGACGAGATCATCGAAAGCCCGGACCTCGCCCCGAACCTGATCGAAGCCCTCCAAGCGACGCTCGCCCCCTGAGGCACGCGCCCAACAAGCCGAGGCCATCGCCCTCGCTCGAACTGCGGCTTCGCGCCCAGCCAGCCGAGGCCACCACACGCCCCTCGGCCGCACCGTGGCTTCGCGTCCAGCCGGTCGAGGCCACCACACGACCCTCATCCGCTCCTCGGCTTCGCCCAGCCGGGCGAAGCCGCGGAGCGACACTCGCCTCTCGCCACAGCTCCGGGCACCGCCCAGGTGTCTGTCCGTTGAGCCGGAGTCGGCAAGTCGTGCCGGGAAAGCTCAGCAGGAGGGCGTCGGGCGGTTCGCCTTGAGGTCTTCCAGGGCGGTCAGCGCACCATCCAGGCTGCCCACCTTCACCAGCTTCAGCCCCTCCGGCGCGGCCGCGGCCGCCTCGGCGCAGTTCTCCTCGGGCACCAGGAAGGTGGTCGCCCCGGCCTCACGCGCCGCGACCACCTTGAAGCTGATCCCGCCGATCGGGTTCACCTCACCGCGCTCGGTGATCTCCCCGGTGCCAGCGATGTGCTCGCCCGCCACCAGTTCACCCTCGGTGAGCTGGTCGACGATGGCCAGCGCGAACATCAGCCCGGCCGACGGACCGCCGACCTCCTGCAGCGTGATCGACACGTCGTAGGGCACGTCGGCGCGTTCGATCGGCTGGAGCCCGATGAAGCCCTCGGTCCGCGACGGCTCCGGGTTCTGCGCCAGCGTCAGCGACTCGGTGCGCGCGGGCTGGCCCTCGTGCTGGAAGGTGATCTGGATGGTCTCCCCCGGCCGGGTGCCCGCCAGCGCCTCGCGAACCTTCTCCTCGCTGGTGATGTCGGTGTTGTTGACCTTGAGCAGCCGGTCGCCCGCGGCCAGCACGTGGTCGGCCGGGCTGCCCGCCACCACTTCCTTGGCCAGCACCTTCACCGGCTCGCCGAGCTTGCGCAGCGCGGCGACCTCGGCGTTGCTCTGCGAGTCCTGGAACTGCTTGACGTTCTGCTGCTTGACCTCTTCGTCCGACTCGCCCGGCTTGAAGTACTCCTCGCGCGGGGCCAGCGCGTACCGCCCGCTCACCCAGTAGCCGAGCGACTCGAACAGCGAGACCTCGTCGGTCAGCGAAACCGTGGTCATCCGGAGCTCCCCGCTGGTGGGGAAGGTCTGGTGCCCCTTGATCTCGATCACCGGCACGCCGTCGACGCGGCCGAGGGTGTCGTAGGTCGGCCCCGGCCCCAGCGCCACGTAGGGCACCCGGACGAACAGCCCGCACATGACGAACACCAGCACCAGCGCACTGCTCAGCACCAGCGTCCAGCCGCGCCGGGTCAACCGGTGCCCGGGCTCCTCTTCTACCGCCGCGAGCGACGCGTACGGGTCGTAGGTACCCGGACGGGTCTTCTCGGCCGTGGTTTCGTCGCGCGACTCACTCACGAGGAGACAGCGTACGGTGACCATCGGCGGTCACCCGGCCCAGGCGCGCGTTTCGGGTCACGGAACCGCATAAGCCGTGCGAGAACGACGCGCGGTGACGAGGTGCTGCGCGGACGAGCCGCGTACGGTGGTCCTATGAGCAAACCCCCCTTCGGCTTCGGACCGCCCGATCCCGAAAAGCGTCGAGACAACGACCCGTCCGATCAGGGTGGCCAGTTCGGCCAGGGCGCCGACGCGTTCAACCAGCTGGGGCAGATGCTCTCCCAGCTGGGGCAGATGCTCAGCCAGGCCGGCAATTCCACGGGCCCGGTGAACTACGACCTCGCCAAGCAGATCGCCCTCCAGCAGCTGGGTACCAGCGGCGAGGTGACGATCGGCTTCGCCGCGCAGGGCGACTCCGGGACAGCCGTGCGCGACGCCGCCCACCTGGCCGAGCTCTGGCTGGACGCGGCGACCATCCTGCCCGCCGGCGCCACCAGCACGGTGGCCTGGACCGGCCGCGACTGGGTGGAGAAGACCCTGCCCACCTGGCAGCGCCTGTGCGACCCGGTGGCCAAGCGCGTCTCCGGCGCCTGGGTGGAGGCCATGCCGGAAGAGGCCAAGCAGGCCGCCGGCCCGCTGCTGTCGATGATGGGCCAGATGGGCGGCATGGCCTTCGGCTCGCAGATCGGCAGCGCGCTCGGTCAGCTCGCCTCCGAGGTGCTCACCTCCACCGAGGTCGGGCTGCCCCTCGGCCCGGACAACACCTCCGCCCTGCTCCCGGCGAACATCGAGAAGTTCACCGAGGGCCTCGAGCGCCCCGGCAGCGAGGTGCTCGTTTTCCTCGCTGCCCGCGAGGCCGCGCACCAGCGCCTCTTCGCCCACGTGCCCTGGCTGCGGCAGCGCCTGCTGGCCACCGTCGAGGAGTTCGCCAGCGGCATCACGGTGGACACCTCCGCGCTGGAGCAACTGGCCGGCCGGATCGATCCGTCGAACCCGTCGAGCATCGAGGAGGCCATGTCCTCCGGCCTGCTCGAACCGCAGACCACGCCGGAGCAGAAGGCGGCGCTGAACCGCCTCGAAACCCTGCTCGCCCTGGTCGAGGGCTGGGTCGACGTGGTGGTGGCCGAGGCCGTCGGCGACCGCCTGCCCGGCGCCGACGCACTGCGGGAGACGCTGCGCCGCCGCCGCGCGACCGGTGGTCCCGCCGAGCAGACCTTCGCCACGCTGGTCGGGCTCGAGCTGCGCCCGCGCCGCATGCGGGCCGCCTCCGCGTTGTGGAAGCTGGTCGGCGACACCCACGGCATCGAGCAGCGGGACAACCTCTGGTCGCACCCGGACCTGATGCCCACCACGGACGACCTGGACGACCCGATGGCGTTTTCCGAGCGCCTCGGCGAGGGCGAGTCCGACCCCATCGCGGAGATCGAACGCGCCCAGCGCGCCGCGGACGAGAAGCGCGAGCAGGACAAGCCGGACACCTCCGGCGACGAGAGCTGATCCGGCTCGTCCATCGCTCAGTCCTCCGCCGTGATGCCCAGCCCCGCGGCGGAGGACAGGCCTTCCAGGTACCCCATGGCCCGTTCGGTCTTGGGGTAGCGCCGCACCAGCGCCCAGAACTCGGCGTTGTGCGCGGCCACCTTCAGGTGTGCCAGTTCGTGCACCAGCACGTAGTCGAGCACCCACGGCGGTACCTCCCGCAGGCGTTCACTGACCCGGATGCTGGCGTCCACCGGTGTGCAGGACGCCCACCTGGTCCGCATCGGCGGTACCCAGCGGACCACCGACGGGTTCGCCTCCCCGTCCAGGTAGCGGGCGGACAGTTCGGCGCACCTGGCCAGCAGTGCGGCATCGGACTCTCGGGCAGGCGAGGCTCTCCGCAGCTCGGTCCGCTGCAGTTTGCGCTGCATCTCGGCCACCCAGTGGGCCTCTTCGGTCTTGGACATCAACGCGGGGATCAGGACGACGAGCGTCTCACCCTCGCGGTAGGCGGTGACGGTCCTCCGCCGCCGCTTGCTCCTGCGTACTTCGATCTTCTGTTGTGCGAGTTTGCTGTGTTCCCGGCTCCTCGGCGAGGGCACCCGTGCGTCGGCCACATGACAAAGGTACGGCCAGGGACCGACAAGTCCGATGGATTGCGGGTCACATCGTCCGAGTTGTCCACAACGTAGATAAGCCTGTGGACAACTCGCCGCGTTCTTAGTGGATTCTTAGCGCCCGTGGCGCACGCTCTGTCACATGATCAACCCGAAACCGGAACCCGAGGTGACCCTGCCGGCTCGCCCGCGAGTGCTGCCGGGCCTGCCCGTGCTCGAACGCGGGCGCGGCGAGGTCCAGATCGGCCTCGACCCACGCCACGGCATGGTGGTCAGCGGTCTCAGTCCCGTGCTGGTGTCCACGCTGCGCTCACTGGACGGCAGCCGCGCCACTACCGAGCTGTTCGGCCTGGTCGGGAGCGACGAGGCCGAGGAACTGCGCATGATGCTGACCAAGCTCACCCGGCTCGGGCTGATCGAGGACGCCGGACCGGCGGGCCCGCTGAACAACTCGGCGGAGACGGCCCTCTGGTCGCTGCGCACCCAGCGGAGCAGCACCGAACTCGCCACCGAGCGGGCGCACTGCGCGGTGTCCATCCGCGGCGGCGGACGCCTCGCGGTGGCCATGGCCACCTTGCTCGCGAACGCGGGCGTGGGTCACATCGAGATACGCGCCAAGGGGCAGGTCACCGAGCGCGACCTCGGATCGGGGTACACCGAGGGCGACCTCGGCAGGCCACGCGCCCAGGCGATGGCCGCGGCGATCCGGCGGGCGAGTCCGATGGTCCGGACGACCAGGCTGACCGACCGCCGCCTGCCCGAGCTGGTGCTGCTCACCGACTCCGTGGTGCCCGCGCCGGAGGTGGTCGGCGAACTGCACGCGGAGGGCCTCCCCCATCTCGTCGTGCGCGTTCGAGAGGGCCTCGGCCTGGTCGGCCCGCTGGTGTACCCGGGCCGGAGCAGCTGCCTGCGCTGCGCCGACCTGTACCGGTCGGGCGCCGATTCGAGCTGGCCGACGGTGGCCGGGCAGCTGGCCGGACGAGAGCAGGAGGCCGACGCGGCCAACATCTATGCCGTCGCGGGCTTCGCCACCCGGCAGGCGTTGCGCGTACTGCACTACCACCACGAACCCCCGCCGACCTGGAACGGAGTGCTCGAACTGGACACCTATTCCGGCAAGCTGCGCCGGCGCCACTGGTCACCGCACCCGGCCTGCGGATGCGGTGCGGTCGAACTCGCGTGCTGAGCGAACCGCCCTACGACGTGCGACGTAGCCCACACTGTCTCCGGTCAACGGCTGCGCACCCCGAGATCGACAAGGCACAATCGCGTAGGTGACCGACTCCCGCGACAACGCCGAAGACGCCGCCATGCCGAGGCGAGCCGCCGCTCGCACGGCCAAGCTCGCTTCGCTCCCGCTCGGCATGGCCGGGCGAGCGGTCGGCGGCTGGGGCCGTCGGCTGACCGGCCAGAGCGCGGACGAGGTCAACGCCACCCTCTCGGCCAAGGCCGCCGAGCAGCTCTTCGAGGTGCTCGGCACGCTCAAGGGCGGCGCGATGAAGTTCGGCCAGGCACTGAGCGTCTTCGAAGCGGCTGTCCCCGACGAGATGGCCGCGCCGTACCGGGAGGCCCTGACCAAGCTGCAGTCGGCCGCGCCCCCGATGCCCGCCCGCCAGACCCATCGAGTGCTCGCCGAGCAGCTGGGGCGGTCGTGGCGCGAGCGGTTCGCCGAGTTCAGCGACGAGCCCGCCGCCTCGGCGAGCATCGGCCAGGTGCACCGCGCGGTCTGGCACGACGGCCGCGAGGTCGCCGTGAAGGTGCAGTACCCGGGCGCCGACGAGGCCCTGCGCAGCGACCTCCGCCAGTTGCAGCGCCTGAGCAGGCTGTTCCAGGCGTTCGTCCCCGGCACCGAGGTGAAGCCGCTGCTCGCCGAACTCGCCGACCGGATGGACGAAGAGCTCGACTACCGCTCCGAGGCGGAGAACCAGCGAGGCTTCGCCAAGGCCTTCGACGGCGACGACCAGGTCCTCGTGCCGAAGGTGGTGGCCAGCGCCCCCAAGGTGGTGGTGACCGAGTGGATCACCGGCACCCCGCTCTCGCGCATCATCGCCGAAGGCACCACTGAGCAGCGCAACGAAGCGGGCAGGTTGCTCGCCGAGTTCCACTACTCCTCACCGGTACGGGCTCACCTCCTCCATTCCGATCCGCACCCAGGCAACTTCATGCTGCTCGACGACGGCAGGCTCGGCGTCATCGACTTCGGCGCCGTCGCCCGCCTGCCCAACGGGGCACCTCCCATGCTGGGCGTGATCATGCGGCTGGCGCTGGACGGCGAGTCGGTCAAACTGCTCGAAGCCCTGCGCCAGGAGGGCTTCGTCCGCTCGGGCACCGTGCTCGACCCGGCCGACGTGCAGGCCTACCTCGCGCCCTTCGTCGCGCCGCTGACCACCGAGCGCTTCCACTTCACCCGGCGCTGGGCGCAGAAGCAGGCCGGCCGCCTCGGCGACACCCGCGGACAGGACTTCCGCACCGGCCGCTCACTGAACCTGCCGCCGAACTGGCTGCTGATCCACCGCGTCACCGCGGGCGCCGTCGGCATCCTCTGCCAACTGGACGCCGAAATCGCCCTCCGTTCCATCGTCGAACACTGGCAACCCGGCTTCGCCGACTAACGCTTCCCAACCACACGAATCAGCAATTCCTCCCTGTAGGCACTCCAGACGAACAAACGAATTGATCCGCGCTTCACCCACGCCCGCGCCCGGCCGTGCACAGTCCGACCATGATGCCGCACGGCCGACTCTGAGGCCTCCACCAGCCCAGATAGCACTTCGAGCGCTGACCTCCGGCGTTCGAGCCCGCCGGTGATTAAAGGTCTACCCCACAGCCGGGATCGTCCGCCAGCATCGCCGCGAATCCGCGCTCAGTTATCCACAATTCCGCGCCAAACTGGCCAAAGTCACCATTCGCGGGCCAAGTTGTCCACATTTCTCCGCACCTCTGGCTCCCGCTCTTCCGCCCCGCGAAGCTCGAAGGCATGACTCGCCTCAGCAATCTCGCACTGGCCGAGCTCCGCACCATCGCCAGGGACAACATCCTGACCGTGCAGCAGCTCCGCACAGCCGGCCTGTCGTCGTCCGGCATCAGCAACCGCTGCCGTCCCGGCGGTCCGTGGCGTCGGCTGTTCACCAACACCGTTCTGCTCAGCAACACCGAGCCCACCCGCTCCCAGCTGCTGCGCGCCGCGATCACCTCGCTGGGCTCGGGCACGATCATCACCGGCATCGATTCGCTGAACGCGCACGGCGTCGGACTACCCCCGCCGCCGGCGATCCACCTGCTGGTCGACGCCCATCGAAGAGCGACGCACTCCGGCTTGGTCGTCGAACGAACGTCGAAGCTGCCGGAAGCGGTCTGGCTCAACGACCTCCCCTACGCCCCGCCAGCCAGGGCGGCGGTGGACGCCGCCCGCCGCGAGCCCGATGAAGAACGCCATCGCGATCTGCTGTCCAGGACCGTCTACTTCGGACTCTGCGGGCTCGACGAGCTGACCGCGGCCACCTTCAGCGGCGGGCAGCGCGGGGTGTCCGGGGTGCGCACGATGCTGCGTCACCTCGACGGCACGGCGTGCACCCAGGGCAACGGCCGGGCGAAACGGCTGCTTCGCCACGTCCCGCTGCCGCCGCCGCAGTGGAACGTCACGGTCTGCGATTCGGCCGGGCGCGGTATCGGTCAGGTCGATGCCTGGTGGGACGACATAGCGCTGGGCTGGCAGGTGGGCGTGCCGCCGAACCAGCGGCACGGGCACCTCGGCTACCTCGCGCTGTCGGCCGCAGGTGTGGTGCTCGTCCGGACCCCGCTCGACGATTTGCCCGACATACCCGCGGTGACCCGGCAGCTGGTCAGCGCCTTCGCCACGGCGGCCGCACGCAAACGTCCGCCGGTCCGGTCGGTGACCAGGCTGCGACCGCGGGCGGCGTGATGATCACCAGTACTCGTCGGGCAACTTGCCCTCGATGTCGCGGACATGGGTACGCGAGCAGTCGGGGCACAGCCACTGCCGCACACCCCGCTCGACCTGGGTGGACCAGGTCAACGCCTGCGCCGGATCCTCGCTACGCCGAGTCCCGCACCGCGCGCAGGCGACCGGCTCCGGCGCACTCATCCGGCGCGCCCGTGGTGCACAGTCCGGGTTTGCAGCACGAACAGGTCGTCTCGCGCACCCAGGTAGTCCGGGCTGTTGAGGTCGAGGAGGCGGGCGAGGGCATCCCGATCGGCTTCGCCGAGGTTGTCTCCAGCGATCTCGGCCATGAATCGGACGCGCTCGACCACGTAGGCGGCGGCGTCAGAGTGCGGGGCGACCGGCTTGTCGACCAGGTAGCTGAACCTGCCGACGTCGGTGAGGCCGGCCTTGGTCAGGGCGACTCCCCAGCCGTGGGGCATTCGGACCACGCCCTCCATCCCGGCACGCAGAGCGGCGAACCAGTCGGCGCCGACGGCGTGGAGGCGCTGCTCGATTCCCGGGTCGCCGACGCCCAGGTCCCACGGCAGGTTCTGCGATTCAAGCCCGCCTTCGCTGACCGCGAGCAGTCCGCCGGGACGGACAGCCTTCGCGATCCGCGTGAGCGCGGCCTGCTGGTCCGGGAGGTGGTGCACCACGGCTGAAGCCCACACCAGGTCCGCGCGGAACTCACCGAAGTCGACTTCGGCCGCGTCGCCGAGCACCGTCCGGACGGTGACCTCGGCGCCACCGTGATCCTTGACGGCGGCTTCGGCCAGCGCCAGAAGTTCGGGGACGGCATCGACCAGCACCACGGTGCCGCCGCCGCGGGAACGCAGCTCGGTGGCGAGCGCCGCGCTCATCCCGCCGGCGCCGGGACCGATGTCGATCACGGTCGGCTCGGCGGGCAGCGCGGCGGTGGCGGTAAGTCGCTGGGCGACCTCGGCGTAGGCCTCGGCGGCGAGGTGATCGGCCACCTTCAGCCGGTCGGCCCGTGCCGCCCAGTCCATCTCGTCGTGGGTGTGTCCGTGGCCGTGGCCGTGGTGGTGTCCGGGAGCCATGTCCTCATCTAACACGCAAACGCGGGTGGGGAAACGGCCCCCGAGCCGCTTCCCCACCCGCGGGTGGTCACCGTGTTCTACTCCTGTCCGATCACCGGGTGGACCGGCGAACCTGCTTGGCGGCCCATCGGCCGATACGTCCGCTCCGGCGCGACGGACGGGCGTGGCGCCACGTCCGGTCACCGCGAGCGGTGACGTGCAGGTCCCGTATTCGGGCTCTGGCCAGCTCTTCATAAAGCAACATTTCGTTGATCTCCTTGATCATGGTTGGCGCGGGGTTCGGTCGGCCGAACTCCGTGTTGTGCTGGTTGTTCTCGTGACGACCGGTGGGGTCGGTCAGCGGGCCGGTGTCGGTCATGCCGCCTCGACTCCCTGGCGCATCGGCTTCTTGGCAGCAGCCGGGGCAGGGGCCTCGACGGGGTTCTTCCGCGGACGGCCACGGGGCCGCTTGCGCGCGACCACAGCGCCGCGCTCGAAGATCTCGCCGCCCCAGACGCCCCACGGCTCACGCCGGGCCAGTGCGCCCGCCAGGCAGGCCGCGCGGACCGGGCAGTCCACGCAGAGCACCTTGGCGCGCTCGAGTTCCGCCGGGGCCTCCGCGAACCAGAGGTCCGCGTCGCCGGAGCGGCACGGCAGGTCCCGTTCGGGCGAGGCAACGGCGTCCAGCAGGTCACCGACTCCGTACTCGTCGGGCAGAGCCTCCTCAGGCGCGAAGGCGATTGCCGAAGACATTCCCGTTCTCCTTGTGTAGTAAGGGTTTCTTGTTGTTTTGGACGTAAAAACACGAAGGCCGCGGATCCGATGTACGGTTCCGCGGCCTTCGTGAGCCTGCTCCTGACGGGACTGTCAGGGACCTCGCTCTATGAGGGGAGGCGGAACGTGCATCTGGGTCGGCTTGACGCCCTGGGCATCGGCGGTCGTCGGCAGGACATAGGTCGGCAGCGGCATCGGGAGCACATTCCCGATACCGGCCTCAGCGATGAACTCGGCGGCGCTGCGCCCACGGAAAACCTGTTCCGGAGCGATGGCGATCGAGTGGCGCTGAACGGCCGAGGACATACCGGTGCCGCGGCGCGCGCGAGCGTCCCGGCCGGCGGCGGCGCAGGACACAGTGGTGCCCGGGTTATCGTTCAAGAAGAAAATCTTCACGCCAGACACCTCCCATCCCCATCGCGGCGCTCGAGCCGAGCTCGGCAAGCCGGTTTTCTTCCGGGTGCTTCACCCGGGTACTTGCAGGTTATGGGCCACGGGGTGGCCGGGGCAACTTATTTTCGCGAAATTTCCCCGAACTGGCGAAAAAGGGCGCTGAACAGGGCTTATGCCCGAAAACTCGCCGGTGACCGAGCGCGCCGGTGCGGCTACGAGCCGACAGCCTCGCGCACCACCGCGAGGATCTCGGCACCGAACCGTTCGAGCTTGGTCTGGCCGATGCCGGAGATCGACACGAGCGAACTCTCGTCGACCGGGCACTGCTCGGCGATGGCGACCAACGTGGCATCGGTGAACACCACAAAAGCAGGAACCTTGAGTTCGCGCGACCGATTTCC
Proteins encoded:
- a CDS encoding PPA1309 family protein; translated protein: MTESEKPAAGVGALAREVEEFVASGGWEQPPQLFALVPTGALLAQQPELAGQLDAEAELTPVAQEALPEGDLAEALGRIAWPELVVGCALAQEIIVLPPDAEEELAEVGETDADRLRQAAADHPRRTEARLVAAVLRGGEASCVMRLRGINTTEGDPVDEIIESPDLAPNLIEALQATLAP
- a CDS encoding S16 family serine protease; the protein is MSESRDETTAEKTRPGTYDPYASLAAVEEEPGHRLTRRGWTLVLSSALVLVFVMCGLFVRVPYVALGPGPTYDTLGRVDGVPVIEIKGHQTFPTSGELRMTTVSLTDEVSLFESLGYWVSGRYALAPREEYFKPGESDEEVKQQNVKQFQDSQSNAEVAALRKLGEPVKVLAKEVVAGSPADHVLAAGDRLLKVNNTDITSEEKVREALAGTRPGETIQITFQHEGQPARTESLTLAQNPEPSRTEGFIGLQPIERADVPYDVSITLQEVGGPSAGLMFALAIVDQLTEGELVAGEHIAGTGEITERGEVNPIGGISFKVVAAREAGATTFLVPEENCAEAAAAAPEGLKLVKVGSLDGALTALEDLKANRPTPSC
- a CDS encoding zinc-dependent metalloprotease; protein product: MSKPPFGFGPPDPEKRRDNDPSDQGGQFGQGADAFNQLGQMLSQLGQMLSQAGNSTGPVNYDLAKQIALQQLGTSGEVTIGFAAQGDSGTAVRDAAHLAELWLDAATILPAGATSTVAWTGRDWVEKTLPTWQRLCDPVAKRVSGAWVEAMPEEAKQAAGPLLSMMGQMGGMAFGSQIGSALGQLASEVLTSTEVGLPLGPDNTSALLPANIEKFTEGLERPGSEVLVFLAAREAAHQRLFAHVPWLRQRLLATVEEFASGITVDTSALEQLAGRIDPSNPSSIEEAMSSGLLEPQTTPEQKAALNRLETLLALVEGWVDVVVAEAVGDRLPGADALRETLRRRRATGGPAEQTFATLVGLELRPRRMRAASALWKLVGDTHGIEQRDNLWSHPDLMPTTDDLDDPMAFSERLGEGESDPIAEIERAQRAADEKREQDKPDTSGDES
- a CDS encoding M48 family metallopeptidase, with the translated sequence MEVRRSKRRRRTVTAYREGETLVVLIPALMSKTEEAHWVAEMQRKLQRTELRRASPARESDAALLARCAELSARYLDGEANPSVVRWVPPMRTRWASCTPVDASIRVSERLREVPPWVLDYVLVHELAHLKVAAHNAEFWALVRRYPKTERAMGYLEGLSSAAGLGITAED
- a CDS encoding TOMM precursor leader peptide-binding protein, which encodes MINPKPEPEVTLPARPRVLPGLPVLERGRGEVQIGLDPRHGMVVSGLSPVLVSTLRSLDGSRATTELFGLVGSDEAEELRMMLTKLTRLGLIEDAGPAGPLNNSAETALWSLRTQRSSTELATERAHCAVSIRGGGRLAVAMATLLANAGVGHIEIRAKGQVTERDLGSGYTEGDLGRPRAQAMAAAIRRASPMVRTTRLTDRRLPELVLLTDSVVPAPEVVGELHAEGLPHLVVRVREGLGLVGPLVYPGRSSCLRCADLYRSGADSSWPTVAGQLAGREQEADAANIYAVAGFATRQALRVLHYHHEPPPTWNGVLELDTYSGKLRRRHWSPHPACGCGAVELAC
- a CDS encoding AarF/ABC1/UbiB kinase family protein, translated to MTDSRDNAEDAAMPRRAAARTAKLASLPLGMAGRAVGGWGRRLTGQSADEVNATLSAKAAEQLFEVLGTLKGGAMKFGQALSVFEAAVPDEMAAPYREALTKLQSAAPPMPARQTHRVLAEQLGRSWRERFAEFSDEPAASASIGQVHRAVWHDGREVAVKVQYPGADEALRSDLRQLQRLSRLFQAFVPGTEVKPLLAELADRMDEELDYRSEAENQRGFAKAFDGDDQVLVPKVVASAPKVVVTEWITGTPLSRIIAEGTTEQRNEAGRLLAEFHYSSPVRAHLLHSDPHPGNFMLLDDGRLGVIDFGAVARLPNGAPPMLGVIMRLALDGESVKLLEALRQEGFVRSGTVLDPADVQAYLAPFVAPLTTERFHFTRRWAQKQAGRLGDTRGQDFRTGRSLNLPPNWLLIHRVTAGAVGILCQLDAEIALRSIVEHWQPGFAD
- a CDS encoding class I SAM-dependent methyltransferase produces the protein MAPGHHHGHGHGHTHDEMDWAARADRLKVADHLAAEAYAEVAQRLTATAALPAEPTVIDIGPGAGGMSAALATELRSRGGGTVVLVDAVPELLALAEAAVKDHGGAEVTVRTVLGDAAEVDFGEFRADLVWASAVVHHLPDQQAALTRIAKAVRPGGLLAVSEGGLESQNLPWDLGVGDPGIEQRLHAVGADWFAALRAGMEGVVRMPHGWGVALTKAGLTDVGRFSYLVDKPVAPHSDAAAYVVERVRFMAEIAGDNLGEADRDALARLLDLNSPDYLGARDDLFVLQTRTVHHGRAG
- a CDS encoding WhiB family transcriptional regulator; protein product: MSSAIAFAPEEALPDEYGVGDLLDAVASPERDLPCRSGDADLWFAEAPAELERAKVLCVDCPVRAACLAGALARREPWGVWGGEIFERGAVVARKRPRGRPRKNPVEAPAPAAAKKPMRQGVEAA